In the genome of Pseudanabaena mucicola str. Chao 1806, the window CTTGATTTCAACTATTTGATTTCTTTGTGGACAGTGTGAGAGTTGCAATGAGGGCAGAACTTTTTGAGTTCTAATCTTGCAGTGGTATTACGACGATTTTTCATGGTCGTATAACGAGATACGCCAGGCGATCGCTTATTGGCATTGGTGCGACATTCGGTGCACTCTAGCGTAATAACGAGACGGACACCTTTGTTTTTAGCCATTTTTTTAGTTGTGAGATTACTTAAAAGTGCGATCTACAAGTATTACACAAAATCATACTGCTTCCATACCAATAGGAAAATTATTGTCAAAAATTTGGGCGATCGCACAATCAACAGCTAAGCAACCAAAATTTACGGCAAGTCAAAATTCTCATAAACCCTTATATGAGAATCGTCGTAAAGCTTTTTAATAATTGCCTTTGGCGAACCAGATTTATCCCAAGGATGAAGATCAGAATCTAATTCACAAAAATAAACCTCCTCGTTATTAGCAACAAATAACTCTTCTGCTTTAACCAGCACTGCCGCTAAAATAGCCAAATCAAATGGTTTGAGAGCAAAATTTAATGCTCCAATAGCAACTTGTCGCTCTAACATTTGTTCTGATAATGAAAATAGATGGAGGTATGGCAAGTCAGCAAGTTCACCTAACCTTTCAGAGACTTTAGTTAATTCACTGGCAACCAATCCGTCAAATTGGTCAAAAACTTTCAAGGCTATCTCGGCATCTTGGGGTAATACTTTGCCGTTAGTTTTAGCCCACCTCACAAATTTGCGTAGATCTTCAGACCGAGAGCGGGGTGCAAATCGACGTGGTACGGTTTCTCTTGCTTCTGCAAAGCATATTGCAGGTACATATAGTTTGATTTCACCAGCACTAGCACGATTCAATAATTTTAGCGCCTGCGGATCTTGCAAATGAGCAGGCGCGATAATATCAACAACCCAATTGGTTTCAACCAGTACTGTTTTGGGATTCACTTTGCAGCTTTACTCCATCTATAACCAGCCGCACTAATTTCTCCCCATTTGAGCAGATAAATGATTGGTTCACTCAATAGATTTTTTAAATCTTCGGGCAATTTATCAAAGTTGGATTTGAGTTTTAAGCTTTCTAGCCAGTTTTGTACCCGCGATTCAAACTCAAGTCCCTCATGTTCTTGCCACTGCGGATCGGCAGATGGCAGAAGATTGTGAGGTAAACGTGCCTCACCAACTATGTATATCGAAGTACCGTTATATTCTGCGAGTGAGTCTCGTAAAAGAATTACACGTTCTCCCGCAACAATCAGCCCTAATGAACAGCTAAAAGATGTCATTTCCCGTTTGAGAGAAGTGATCGCTTCATTGACAACCCTTGGTGTATCTTTAGTCTTAACTTCTACCAAGATCAAATATTCTGCATCAGGACTTTTTACTAAAATGTCAGCATGGGTATGCGGTGGGATTGTTTGCATGGTAGATTTAGCGACTAGATATCAACAGATACACCAAAATAAAGCGCTTTATAAATGCTTATCTTTTTATATTACACATACAGCCTATTGAAGTTTGAAATAGTACAGAGAAATTTTTAACGTAGCACAATGCATTGTGTCCCGATTTAGGATTAATAATCACCTCAAGCTTTGTGGATTGATGCCTGCTTTGATCGCTGTTAGAACTCCGATCGCTTCCCAATAATTTTCAACGACAATACCCTTTAATCCCAACATTTCAGGTGTGACATTAAGTGCTGTTTGATTTTCTTTCACAAAAATAGTTTGGACATGGGGTAAAGGATTTAATGCTAATAGACCTGCTCCACCACAGGCGCTGTAGGGCGTGAGGATCACATTAATATCATTGGCAGTAACATCGGTAGACTTAAGTAAATTGCGATCAGTAATAATTTTGGGAGCGCGACTCAAGCCCACTAATACACAGGGCAGGAATGTATAACCTAACTCCTCCGCTGCCGCACGGGGAGAAACACTTGGATCGAGGGGCAAAGGTCGTAAGGCAGGGGCATGGGCACAGGGTATGGCGAATTCGCGAACGATCGCATGACTAATTACAGCTTCGGCTCCTGCAAGGGCATCCACTCCTTTACCTTGGCGATAGTTTTGTAAGGCTTCGCTATCAGGATCATCGGGAAATCTAGCGACTACGGCGATCGCTTCCACTTTAGAGACTTTAATCAGTTTTTCGGCGGCTCTGAGTAAGCTATCGAGATTGGTGATAGTGCCCCATGTTGCACCAGATTCTCCTGAGCGCAGATCCACCCCTAGATCGCCATCGGTAACCAATATATCGGTAATGTTTAAACCTAAGGTTGCCTGTGTTGCTGAGATTGCTTGACGGTGACGCAGTATTAATTCTGGTTCCATTGCGCGATCAAGAATGACACCAATGCGATTAGATCTCACTTTACGTAAGCCCCATTCACCCTTTGCCATGCGATCTAGGGCATAGCCTTCGGTATATAGCACATTATGTTTCGACCAATATAAACTCGCGCCGTTTAAAACATTGGGATGGGTAATTACGTTATCCGCTATCGAGGCGATCGCTCTGGCTACTGGTAATGCATCCCCCGCATAGCCACCAATAGCGGCATTAATACCAGTAGGTACTAGTAATAAAACATTAAAAGATGGAGAAGACAAGTTTAAATTCATGAATACGAGAACTAAAACCTAGATATAATTTAGAAAGAAGAATTACATATGATGATATTTTTAATTTACCCTCATAAATATAGTAATCCTCAATGGTTTGTGAAAGTACTATCCGAAGGATGGTGCTTCTACAAACCCAAAAATCTACAAATGATTGAGGACTGCTATAGCATTAATTAATTTTTGATTTTCATCTTCTAGTCGCACAGCCACTCGAAAATAGCGATCGCCTAATTCAGGAAAACTCAGACAATCGCGAATGAGAATTTGATGCTTGTGCAATAATTCCTTTTGTAAAAGAGAACCTTCTATTTCGGTTTGAACTAATAGATAATTAGCAACATTTGGAAATGGGTTTAACCCTGATATTTGCGATAAGCCTGTAAATAGTTGCGATTTAGCACTCTTTAACCATACCCATGTTTGTCGCTGAAATTCCACATCTTCTAATACAGCAAGACCTGCAGCGGCAGCTAAGCTATTGACACACCAAGGATCTCGCCATGATTGCCAACGTTGCAGGCGTTCAGGATGGGCGATCGCATAGCCAAGTCTTAATGCTGGCAAACTGTAAAACTTGGTCAGTGATCGCAGAATTACTAAATTTGGATGTGATGGAACTAAATCAATTAAACTTTGCTGTTGGTCTGGCGTAAGGAAATCCATAAAGGCTTCATCAATCACCACTAAGGCAAATCTTTCTAGATAGGGAAGGATGCTATTCCTTGTAAATAAATAGCCTGTGGGGTTATGGGGATTATTAATTAGGATTCCTTTGTTATAGGAATTGGTAATTTCAGGTAGATCGTTATTAAAACTGACTTGTTGATTGCTTAATTGCAATGGATATCTTTCTACTTGACAGTCAAAGGTTTTTAGAGCGCGATCATAATCGGTAAAGGCTGGTGTAAATAGAACCGTTGATGATAATTGCGATAAATCTCGTCCTACCCAAGTTAATAGTTCTGCCACACCGTTACCAGCCAAAATCCATTCAGGGGCTAATTGATGAAACTTACTTATAGTTTCTCTAAGTAAGGTATATTCGGGGTCAGGATAATGACTGAGATCGGTTAGATGGGATTGGATCGCCATGATCGCTGATTTAGGTGTGCCAAGGGGATTAATACTCGCCGAAAAATCTAAGATTTGTTCTGGTGATATACCAGCCATACTCGCCGCCCATTGACGATTTCCCCCATGAATTGGACGCGATGCTCGTTGCTTTGCGACTGCAATATAAGTTTGTAAGTCATTGGGACTGATCATTTTTTTCCTTTAAACGAAATCCCAAGAGATTTTTTGAAAGTGCTGCAAAGCAGCACTTTCAAAAAATCTCTTGGTTTGGATTTGCTCGTAAAGCGTTGTATTAAAAATACTAGCTCTCTTTTTTGGATTTTCGGTCACACAACTTATGAGAATACAGGTTAAGCTAGGATTAATCATCGCTTCTTACGTCACAATCTATGCTACGAATTGTCACCCAGAGAACTGAAGCAGAATCCGAAATCAAGCGGATTTGCGATCGTATTTATGACGATCAGATGATCCACAAAGAAGCCACCGTCACCGAAATCATCCAAACGGTAAGACGCAAAGGTGATACAGCCATGCTGCACTATACCTCTGAATTTGACGGTCAAGACTTCACGGCGGCGGAACTGCGCGTTAGTGGATCAGAACTTGATGCTGCCTATCAGCAAGTCAAAGGCGGTCTATTGAAAGCGATCGAAATGGCACATCAGCGTATCGAAGAATTTCATAAAATGCGTGTGCCGAAGAGTTGGGTGCATTTTGGTAATAAAGATGTTGTTTTAGGTAAGCGCTATACACCAGTTGATGCTGCGGGTATCTATATTCCAGGGGGAAAAGCTGCCTATCCAAGTACAGTATTGATGAATGCTGTACCTGCGAAAGTTGCAGGGGTGAAAAAAATTGTGATGGTTACGCCGCCAGGACAAGAGCGCACGATTAATCCCGCCATTCTCGTAGCGGCACAGGTAGCTGGGGTGGAAGAAATTTATCGTGTGGGTGGCGCACAAGCGATCGCGGCTTTAGCCTATGGTACAGAGACCATTCCTAAAGTTGATGTGATCACAGGTCCAGGCAATATTTACGTTACGCTCGCCAAAAAACAAGTTTTCGGGCGTGTGGGTATCGACTCGATCGCAGGTCCGTCGGAAGTCTTGATCATTGCTGATGCGAGTGCCAATCCCACCTATGTCGCTGCCGATATGCTTGCCCAAGCGGAGCATGACCAAATGGCTGCCTCAATTTTGCTGACCAACGATTCGCGACTCGCCAACCGTGTCTCAGAAGAAGTCAATCGAATGCTCGAGACCCATCCCCGTCGGATGATGACGGAGAAAGCAATCGCTCATTATGGCTTAATTGTGGTGGTCGATAATCTCAAAACTGCCGCCGAACTCTCCAACCAATTTGCACCCGAACATCTAGAACTAGAGGTCGAGGAACCTTGGCAATTAGTTGATCTGATTCGTCATGCAGGAGCAATATTTATCGGACATTCTACACCCGAAGTTGTGGGGGACTATTTAGCAGGACCGAATCATACTTTGCCAACATGTGGCGGTTCGCGATATTCATCAGCCCTAGGAGTGGAAACATTCCTCAAGCATTCTAGTTTGATCCAGTACAGTCATGAAGCTTTAAAGGAAGTATCAGGAGCGATCGCTTTACTTACAGAAGCTGAAGGATTGCCCTCTCATGGTGATTCGGTGAGCTTACGTCTGAAAAATCAGTAATTGCATTTATAGTCGATTCTCCGCTAATGTTAACGATTCTGGAAAGTGAAAATCACATAGATTGTCTTAAGTTTGCTGTTGGTTTGTGAAAAATATGCAGTTGACATTTTTTGAGAAGCTAATACCCAAGAGTCACGGATAGCTACTCTAGCAAAGCCTATTAGTTTTGCGCGCTCGTTGCAATCCAAAACACCCAATTTACTTATGCGCCGACAACTTCTGATCGTCCAATTCTTAATTATGCTTGACTCCAGAGTGATCCTAAGAATAGTGTAGTTTACAAGAGCTATATTTTGCTTATGCTTATTAGTTATCTCACTAATGATGAAATTGGATTCATGAATTGATCGCCTATTTCCTGTTTATTTATGATTATCCTCCAATCCCTTCTCCAGCATTAGTAGGTGAGCAAAGCCCATATTATTTTTTGTTCCCCTCTCCTGCGGGAGAGGGGCTAGGGGTGAAGGTTGTATAACCTTCAACATACATCAGATGTCAGTTACAAACACATCATTTCCGAAGTGCCATACCTAAAAGCCCATAACCTTTGCCACGCTAGTGATATCTGGGGCAATACCTTTGTGTAACTTAGCCTCTGCTGCAGCGATCGCGGTGTCAGGGTCTTTGATTCCATTACCTGTAAGGACACAGACAATCGTTGCTCCTGAAGGGATTTGATCGCTGACTTTGAGCAAACCAGCGACCGAAGCGGCACTGGCGGGTTCACAGAATACCCCTTCTTCACCTGCTAAAAACTTGTAAGCCGATAAAATCTCCACATCGGTAACGCTATGAAATTCGCCACCACTTTCTTCACGGACTTTTAGTGCTTTTTGCCAATTAGCAGGATTACCAATTCTGATAGCTGTAGCGATCGTTTCAGGCTTTTCAAAGACTTCTCCAGTAACTAGAGGAGCCGCTCCTGTGGCTTGAAATCCCATCATACGGGGGAGTTTCTTTGCTTTGCCCGATGCGTAGTACTGCGAGAAGCCCATCCAGTAGGCAGTAATATTGCCCGCATTCCCCATGGGGATGCAGAGCCAATCGGGAGCATCACTGATCGCTTCGACCAGCTCAAAAGCGGCAGTTTTTTGTCCTTCTAAGCGGTAAGGATTAACAGAATTAACCAGCGTAATCGGGAATTTATCCGACATTTCCCGCACAATTTCTAGGGCTTGGTCAAAGTTGCCATTTATCGCAATGACTTCTGCTCCATAGATTAAAGCTTGGCTCAACTTACCAAGCGCAATTTTGCCATCAGGAATTAATACAAATGCTTTCAGTCCACCGCGTTTAGCGTAGGCGGCAGCTGCAGCAGAGGTGTTACCTGTACTAGCACAGATTACCGCCTGCGATCCCCCTTCCTTGGCTTTAGAGATCGCCATTGTCATTCCACGATCTTTAAAACTGCCTGTGGGGTTGAGTCCATCATACTTGAGCAGGACTTTGATGTTGCGTCCCAGTCTTTCACTGAGAGCGATCGCAGGAATTAGCGGGGTATTGCCTTCATGCAAAGTGATGATCGGCGTTTGGTCTGTAACTGGCAAATAATCCGCATAGCGACATATCAGTCCGGGCCAACCATTAGGAACCGTAGAGGCAGGGTAAAGATCGAGACGAGTATCAATCACGCTTTCTTCTGACTAAAAAATTTTATAAATTAACGAATCTTGTTCAGCCCTATACAAACTATAAAATCTAGTCTGAGTCTAGTTTTTTGTTTTTTTAAAAGGACGATTGACCTTTTAAAAGTTGATAGTAACAAACAAGTATAGCCTTATATATTACTGCAAATAGTTACTGCTAGGGCAGAGTAGGTATTGTCTGCTGATATTCTAGTTTTTCATGCTCAACTACAAACACATTGGAATATAGATGAGCTACAATTTCTTGCCCTTGCTGGGTGAGGGATAAGTAGTACAGAGCGTCTTTAACATAGGGATATACGCTTGTCCAGTAGAACTTGGGATAGTTACGTCGTAAGTCTCCAGGGTGAGCATAACCTAATGCTTTGTTGACACCCGTTTCTTCAAACTCATAAAACAATGCACTAATTTTTTTGAGGTAACGGGGGTCGCTGAGTTGTCCTATTAAATCGGCTGATCGAACTAGTCCTGCAAAGTTAGTTGTATCTTGATGATCCCCAGTTTTCGGCACAGGAAATCTAGTTAGCTCAATATTGCGACAAATTTTTTCGGCTTTAATTAAGGAATGATTGGCGAAACGCTGATTGATAAATAATTTCGCGCGATCGACATGGTAAGGAGTCAATCCAGCATCGGAGGCTCCAGGCGGTAACTCCACCACACCATCACTAACCCCAGTAGCAAACCTGCCATTACCATCTTGTAGACAAACCCCTTTGACATAGCCAATGTCATGGCAAACAAGAGAAATAATAAAATGCAACCAATCTTCAGGGGCTACCCGACCTTCGCGAATATGTTTCCCTCGCAAAATTTCTTGACCAACCAGAGTAACTAAGATCGTATGTTCAACATTGTGGTACAGCGCATCACTATTAGCAATGTTTTCTAGAGCCATGTTACCAGCCCAACCAATAATATCTTCATAATCATGAAGGTAGCCGCCATAGGTACGCCGATATCCCAACTTTAGTTGTTCTACAAAATTACTGATCAGAATCTCAATTGCATTAAACATAAATCTTTGTATGCCTATGTCAAGCCAAAACTCAATATATAGCGGTTTTCATTTAGCCTACGGCAAAATGAAAACCGCAATAAATAATAAGCCTAACATTGATTTTTAGAGTGCTTTTATAGGATTTATCTACAAAATCCTCGGAACTTATAGCCAAAGTTAATCAATTTATGACTTATGTAAGTCTGATGAATTTACTTGGTTTTGAGAGGATTTGGTGCTGGAGAATCTCTCTCCTCGACTCTTAAACTAAAAACCGAGAGTTTTGTTCCGCCCGCTACGCGGGCGGAACAAAACTCTCGGTTTTAGTTTTAATTAAGTTGAGCTACTTAGTATGTCTAGATTGATGTATGGTATGTATTAAAATTCTTATGTTTTATGATTTATTGTGTTGCAGCAAAAAGTACTATACCAACTCTGTAGGTAAGGTAATATCATAGGGTCGTAAAACTTCAGTTACAGAATTAAATATGATTAAACACTTTGCTAAGCATCTGTTACTACCTGCATCCGTTGCGTTGGCAGTAGCATCATGCCAGCAGCCTAGTGCAACAACTAGTTCATCGCCGTTAGCTACAGCTAGCCCTTCAGCTACAGAATCAGCTTCACCTAAAGTAACTGAATCACCGAAGGCTACGGAGTCACCTAAAGCAACTGAGTCACCGAAGGCTACGGAGTCACCTAAAGTAACTGAATCACCTAAAGCAGATACTACTAAGTCCGAAGCTCCTTCTTCACCTAAGACGAAGGATATTGATAACTTTATTAAAGGGAATGCAGAATACAAAGAAATGTATGAAGCTACTGGAGGAATTAAATATATTGGTCTAGTGGAAACTGAAACTTGTAAAGCTCTGGATCAGGGGGTTCCCTTAGAAGCTTTGACTGGTGCTTTAGAGAAGGAATTTGATAAGCAAGGTAGTTCGCTTCCTGCTGATAAAATTACCAAATTGAAGGAATATACTGGATTTGTGCTTGGAGCTAGTGTAATGATCGCTTGTCCTCAACATAAAGACAAGATTAAGTCCTAATTTGGCAATCTAACGAGTTAGAGATGATTACGAATGGGTGGTGTTTAGCCACCCATTTGATTTAGATATAGTGTTGAGGTAGCATCAAGTGCTGTAAAAAACATTAAAAAATGTTAATATGCTCGACATTCAGAAAATATCGGGATGAAAAATTTAATGCGTTGGTCAATTGTACTAATGCTCAGTGCTACATTAGCAGGAGCTAGTGCCCCAATAATTACGACTTCTTCTGAGTCAGATCTTGCTTTTAATGCAAGCTTAGCCAATAATCGCGACAACAGATCTTTTGATCCTCTCACCTACTCGTCAGTTGACCAAAGACTCGCCAAATTAGAAACTCAAGCTCAACAGTACTCGGAGGATATTGATCGCGTTCGTGCAAGATTAGTAATTGCAGATATCCACCTTAATAACCGAAAATATCGTGAAGCGATCGCTGCTCTTGATAAATTGGAAACCGCATATCCCATCTTGGCTGACTATGTGCTACTCAAGCGTGCACAGGCACAGACTCAACTGCGAGATCTCCAAGGAGCAACAACTACTTGGCAAAGCATTTTAACCAATTTCCCCAATAGTCCTGTGGCAGCAGAAGCCATGTTTGCATTGGGTCAGAACCAACAACTTATAGATAAATTCCCTGCTCATCCTCGATCGCAAGAAGTCGTACTCCGTTTATTAGCCCAAGCACCTAATCGAGTTGAGTTGATGACTCATTTAGCGACTTATTTTGGCGATACGAAAGGTATTGTCCCAATTTTAGATCGACTAGTTGCTAGCTCACCTGCACTTAAGGGTGATCAATGGTGGGCGATCGCTGAGGCATATTACAAAAATTTTGAATTTGGCAAAGCGGCTAATGCATATGCTCGGGCGACAGTCAATCCACTTACAGCATATCTATATGCCCGTAGCCTCCACCGTGGTAGACAGATTGAGGCAGCCATAGTCGCTTACAATCGCGTTGTGCAGCAATTTCCCCAAAGTCCTCAAGCCCCTCGCGCTCTGATTCGTATTACTCAGATTAGCTCTCCTGAAGTCGCGATCACAGCTACGGATCGCGTTGTGGCGAACTACCCTGACACCGCAGGCGAAGCGTTAGCCACTAAAGCAGCCATTTTGCAAGATAAACTTAGCAGTCCACAAGCCGCTAGTAATGCTAGAAATCTATTGCTAGAGCGATATGGCAGTAGTGAGGCGGCGAGTCAACTGCGTTGGCGCATTGCCAAAGGTCAGGCACGCGGCGGACAACTGAATAATGCGATCGCTACGGTTGATGCGATTATTGCCAATAGTCCTGATAGTGATGCTGCTGCTGAAGCAAGTTTCTGGGCTGGCAAATGGGCTAACCAAATTGGCGACAAATCCAGAGCGAAGAAGTTTTTTGAATTTACAATTCGTCAGCACCCCGAATCTTACTATGCATGGCGTGCCGCAGGTTCCCTTGGTTGGCAAGTGGGTACATTTACCACTGCACGCTATACAGCGCCTGCGATTGCTATTCCGAGTGCGCGTACTCCGTTACCTGCTGGTTCGGCAAAGTTGCAAGAGTTATATGTACTGGGGCTAGATCGTGATGCGCGATCACAATGGCAAACAGAACTAGGTGCAAAGCGGAATTTGGAGCCTAGCGAAATTTTTACGGATGGGGTATTGCGTGTAGCAGTTCAGGATAATTTGGTTGGTATTAAAACCATCGAAAGTTTAGATTTGATTGATGTTCCTTCTCCTCAAAAAGCAGAAATCGCTAAAATCAAGCAGCATCCTGCCTATATGCAATCCCTCTATCCATTCCATTATTGGGATATCATTTCCAACTGGTCGCGTGAAAGGAGGCTTTCTCCCCCATTGGTAATTGGTTTGATGCGTCAAGAGTCACGATTTGAAGCACAAATCCGTTCTCGTTCTGGTGCGATCGGCTTGATGCAGATTATGCCTGATACAGGCTCATGGATTGCCAGCAAAAAGGGTGTAAGCAATTACAATCTGGATAATCCTGCGGATAATATTAGTTTCGGCACTTGGTATCTGGACTATACGCATAATCGTTACAAGGATAACTCGATGTTGGCTGTCGCTAGTTATAATGCAGGACCTGGAGCAGTCGGCAGATGGGTTGAAGAGCGTGGTGTTGGCGATCCCGATGAATTTATCAATAATATTCCTTACGAAGAAACTAGAGACTATGTATCGAAGGTTTTAGGTAATTATTGGAACTATTTACGATTATATTCGCCATCGGTGCAGCAGCAAATCGCGAGTTTGCAGCAAACTAGCAACCTTAATGCCTCAGTTAAATAATAGAAACGACGCTGCGCGTCGCTTCTAAGTAGCTCAACTTAATTAAAACCCAACCCAGAATTTTGTTCCGCCTGCTACGCGGGCGGAACAAAATTCTGGGTTTTTAGTTTACTCATGTCAAACTACTTATTATTGAATTCAATGATGTAGAGGCGACGCACTGCGTCGCCTCTATTATTTAAGTTGTTGAGCTAAGATGTTTTTCTGGATTTTACCCATTGCATTACGGGGAAGTTCGTTGACAAAAAGGATTTGTTTAGGACACTTATAAGAGGCAAGGCGACTTTTGCAGTAATCAATGAATACTTCAGGAGCAATGCTCATGTCATCTTGGAGAGCGATCGCTGCCACAACTTTTTCGCCAAAATCCTGATCAGGCAAGCCAATTACGGCTGACTCCTTAACTGCCTCGTGACCTTCCAAAATATTCTCGATTTCTTTAGGATAGACATTCAGTCCGCCCGTAATAATTAGCTCCTTCACACGTCCTACTAAATAGAGCCGATTGTCATCATCGGGATCTTGAAATCCGAGATCACCTGTGCGAAACCATCCATCAACAAAGGCTTCGGCGGTCTTTTCGGGCATTTGCCAATAGCCTTGAAATACATTATCACCACGAATCCAAACCTCTCCAACTTCTGATTCTTCCACATCCTCACCATTTGCATTCACAATCCGAATTTTCACTCCTGATAATGGAAAGCCAACGCTCTTAGCCTTGCGATGCTCTGATGTAATCAGATTCGATGCATTCATGCCTGTTTCTGTCATTCCATAACGTTCGAGAATCCGAAATCCTGTCAGTTTCTCAAACTGATAGAATTGCGGATCGCTAAGGGGAGCAGAGCCAGAGATAAATAGGCGCATTTGTTGCAAATTAGGCTTGGGTTCCAGTTTTTCCCATGCATTCATCAATCTTTGATAAATTGTCGGCACTGCCATAAAAATAGTGCAATTCTGAGAAGTTAGAGTTTCCCATGTGCGGAGCGCCTCAAATTTCTCAAACATTATCATCGTAGCGCCTGCGTAGAGACAGCCCAAAGCCGCAACATTTAAACCATGTACATGAAATAGTGGTAAGACATGGAGCAAAATATCGCGATCGCTCCATGCCCATGCTTGATGCAAAGATTGCATATTCGCGATGAGATTACGATGGGAAATCGCAGCCCCTTTCGAGCGTCCTGTGGTTCCTGAGGTATAGCAAATCATCGCAATATCATCACCACCTGCGGCATAGTCAGGAATAAATTCTGCTATGGGGAAAGTGGGGATATTTTCTGTAAGCAGAATCTGTAATGACGATAAATGCTGCAATTCTGCTTGGACTTTGTTGTAAAGAGAGCTATTCGTAACTAATAAAAAACTGCCTGAATCGGTTAAGAAATATACAATTTCTTCGGGGCGATAGTCGGGATTTAGGGGGAGTGCGATCGCACCGATAGACAGAATCGCAAAATGCAAAAATAAAAACTCAATACATTTAGGCAATTGCACTGCCACGCGATCGCCTTTTTTAATACCTAAGCGATCGAGCTTGGCAGCATAGCCTTGGATCTG includes:
- the rpmG gene encoding 50S ribosomal protein L33; amino-acid sequence: MAKNKGVRLVITLECTECRTNANKRSPGVSRYTTMKNRRNTTARLELKKFCPHCNSHTVHKEIK
- a CDS encoding DUF3326 domain-containing protein translates to MSSPSFNVLLLVPTGINAAIGGYAGDALPVARAIASIADNVITHPNVLNGASLYWSKHNVLYTEGYALDRMAKGEWGLRKVRSNRIGVILDRAMEPELILRHRQAISATQATLGLNITDILVTDGDLGVDLRSGESGATWGTITNLDSLLRAAEKLIKVSKVEAIAVVARFPDDPDSEALQNYRQGKGVDALAGAEAVISHAIVREFAIPCAHAPALRPLPLDPSVSPRAAAEELGYTFLPCVLVGLSRAPKIITDRNLLKSTDVTANDINVILTPYSACGGAGLLALNPLPHVQTIFVKENQTALNVTPEMLGLKGIVVENYWEAIGVLTAIKAGINPQSLR
- the cobD gene encoding threonine-phosphate decarboxylase CobD, producing the protein MISPNDLQTYIAVAKQRASRPIHGGNRQWAASMAGISPEQILDFSASINPLGTPKSAIMAIQSHLTDLSHYPDPEYTLLRETISKFHQLAPEWILAGNGVAELLTWVGRDLSQLSSTVLFTPAFTDYDRALKTFDCQVERYPLQLSNQQVSFNNDLPEITNSYNKGILINNPHNPTGYLFTRNSILPYLERFALVVIDEAFMDFLTPDQQQSLIDLVPSHPNLVILRSLTKFYSLPALRLGYAIAHPERLQRWQSWRDPWCVNSLAAAAGLAVLEDVEFQRQTWVWLKSAKSQLFTGLSQISGLNPFPNVANYLLVQTEIEGSLLQKELLHKHQILIRDCLSFPELGDRYFRVAVRLEDENQKLINAIAVLNHL
- the hisD gene encoding histidinol dehydrogenase: MLRIVTQRTEAESEIKRICDRIYDDQMIHKEATVTEIIQTVRRKGDTAMLHYTSEFDGQDFTAAELRVSGSELDAAYQQVKGGLLKAIEMAHQRIEEFHKMRVPKSWVHFGNKDVVLGKRYTPVDAAGIYIPGGKAAYPSTVLMNAVPAKVAGVKKIVMVTPPGQERTINPAILVAAQVAGVEEIYRVGGAQAIAALAYGTETIPKVDVITGPGNIYVTLAKKQVFGRVGIDSIAGPSEVLIIADASANPTYVAADMLAQAEHDQMAASILLTNDSRLANRVSEEVNRMLETHPRRMMTEKAIAHYGLIVVVDNLKTAAELSNQFAPEHLELEVEEPWQLVDLIRHAGAIFIGHSTPEVVGDYLAGPNHTLPTCGGSRYSSALGVETFLKHSSLIQYSHEALKEVSGAIALLTEAEGLPSHGDSVSLRLKNQ
- the thrC gene encoding threonine synthase — encoded protein: MIDTRLDLYPASTVPNGWPGLICRYADYLPVTDQTPIITLHEGNTPLIPAIALSERLGRNIKVLLKYDGLNPTGSFKDRGMTMAISKAKEGGSQAVICASTGNTSAAAAAYAKRGGLKAFVLIPDGKIALGKLSQALIYGAEVIAINGNFDQALEIVREMSDKFPITLVNSVNPYRLEGQKTAAFELVEAISDAPDWLCIPMGNAGNITAYWMGFSQYYASGKAKKLPRMMGFQATGAAPLVTGEVFEKPETIATAIRIGNPANWQKALKVREESGGEFHSVTDVEILSAYKFLAGEEGVFCEPASAASVAGLLKVSDQIPSGATIVCVLTGNGIKDPDTAIAAAEAKLHKGIAPDITSVAKVMGF
- a CDS encoding Npun_R2479 family HD domain-containing metalloprotein, whose product is MFNAIEILISNFVEQLKLGYRRTYGGYLHDYEDIIGWAGNMALENIANSDALYHNVEHTILVTLVGQEILRGKHIREGRVAPEDWLHFIISLVCHDIGYVKGVCLQDGNGRFATGVSDGVVELPPGASDAGLTPYHVDRAKLFINQRFANHSLIKAEKICRNIELTRFPVPKTGDHQDTTNFAGLVRSADLIGQLSDPRYLKKISALFYEFEETGVNKALGYAHPGDLRRNYPKFYWTSVYPYVKDALYYLSLTQQGQEIVAHLYSNVFVVEHEKLEYQQTIPTLP
- a CDS encoding transglycosylase SLT domain-containing protein, which gives rise to MKNLMRWSIVLMLSATLAGASAPIITTSSESDLAFNASLANNRDNRSFDPLTYSSVDQRLAKLETQAQQYSEDIDRVRARLVIADIHLNNRKYREAIAALDKLETAYPILADYVLLKRAQAQTQLRDLQGATTTWQSILTNFPNSPVAAEAMFALGQNQQLIDKFPAHPRSQEVVLRLLAQAPNRVELMTHLATYFGDTKGIVPILDRLVASSPALKGDQWWAIAEAYYKNFEFGKAANAYARATVNPLTAYLYARSLHRGRQIEAAIVAYNRVVQQFPQSPQAPRALIRITQISSPEVAITATDRVVANYPDTAGEALATKAAILQDKLSSPQAASNARNLLLERYGSSEAASQLRWRIAKGQARGGQLNNAIATVDAIIANSPDSDAAAEASFWAGKWANQIGDKSRAKKFFEFTIRQHPESYYAWRAAGSLGWQVGTFTTARYTAPAIAIPSARTPLPAGSAKLQELYVLGLDRDARSQWQTELGAKRNLEPSEIFTDGVLRVAVQDNLVGIKTIESLDLIDVPSPQKAEIAKIKQHPAYMQSLYPFHYWDIISNWSRERRLSPPLVIGLMRQESRFEAQIRSRSGAIGLMQIMPDTGSWIASKKGVSNYNLDNPADNISFGTWYLDYTHNRYKDNSMLAVASYNAGPGAVGRWVEERGVGDPDEFINNIPYEETRDYVSKVLGNYWNYLRLYSPSVQQQIASLQQTSNLNASVK